Proteins from one Ranitomeya variabilis isolate aRanVar5 chromosome 1, aRanVar5.hap1, whole genome shotgun sequence genomic window:
- the LOC143786162 gene encoding purpurin-like yields MKHFKYVFIAALLTIIEQCKAQSCVVDTLKVKTDFDIKKYGGKWYAVGKKDPEGLFLQDNISADYTVDEDGTMTASSKGRVKLFGFWLICADMAAQYSVPDPTIPAKMYMTYQGLASYLSSGGDNYWVIDTDYENYAITYACRTLKEDGTCNDGYAIIFSRNPRGFSPAITRLVRQKQEEICMAGQFQPVLQSGAC; encoded by the exons ATGAAGCATTTTAAGTATGTCTTTATTGCTGCACTTCTCACCATCATTGAACAATGCAAAGCCCAATCTTGTGTGGTGGATACTCTGAAAGTCAAAACGGACTTTGACATAAAAAAA TATGGAGGGAAATGGTATGCTGTTGGAAAAAAAGACCCAGAAGGCCTCTTCCTTCAGGATAACATCTCTGCTGATTATACGGTGGATGAAGATGGCACAATGACCGCATCATCTAAAGGCAGAGTTAAACTTTTTGG gtTCTGGCTGATCTGTGCAGACATGGCCGCTCAGTACTCCGTACCAGACCCAACCATACCGGCAAAAATGTATATGACCTACCAGGGACTGGCCAGCTACCTATCAAGCGGAG GTGACAACTACTGGGTGATTGACACAGACTATGAGAACTATGCTATTACCTATGCTTGCCGCACTCTAAAAGAAGATGGAACATGCAATGATGGCTATGCCATTATTTTCTCACGCAATCCACGCGGATTTTCACCAGCTATTACGAGGCTTGTGCGCCAGAAACAAGAAGAAATCTGCATGGCTGGACAATTTCAACCCGTTCTCCAATCTG